The Xyrauchen texanus isolate HMW12.3.18 chromosome 17, RBS_HiC_50CHRs, whole genome shotgun sequence DNA window ACTTGCCTGTCAGATACTGATCCAGGTAACGTTTTTGCTGACTGATCCCAAATTTTGTGGTGTCTTGAAGTATGTCAATCATGGGAATGTTGTAATCAATTTATGTAGAGGACAATGTACACATTAATGTAAAGTTCCTCTCTTTTTCAGTTGCAGTAGGAGATGGCTCTGAAAGAGATGGTTTTGAAAAGGAGGAAGAAGCTGGTGAGCAAGAGGGTGATGATGGAGATGAGGATTGTGAAGGTGTGGAGAACAGCATGGAAGATAAACTGGGTTTAGGCCTGGGCCTGGGAATAGTACCACCTCCAACATCAGAACGGTGGCTACCTCCTTCGCCCCTTTACAGTGCCCCCTTCCTCAATGGGACCCCTCAGCCAAGCCCAGAACCATCCTTAGGGACCCACCAGGGCCCACTGGAGCCCCCTCCTCAACGCAGTTCATGGCTTGAAGATGAACTTCGGGGTCTGGGGGAAGCAGCCATGCAGCTTGGGGATCGCATGGAACAGAACCTGCATGAGTTTGCAGATGGGTTTAGACGTGATATGCGGACACTCGTGGCATCGCAAGAGGCCCTTACAAATAGCTTACAGCAGAATAATGTACTTTTGCAACGTCTTTTGGGACTGCTTGAGATGCAGCATCAGCAACCTCAGTCTCAACAGCAACAAAGTCCACAACAACAActtcagcaacaacaacaaattccACAACAGCAACAGGAACTTCCACAACAACAGCCATATCAACAACAGTTATTACAGCAACAGCATCCATATCAGCATCCACAGCTAGAGCAGCAAATTCCAGCAACTGTCCCACCTATACCACCACCTCCAGATATTTTAGATGGTACTAGGCATACTGAACAACCAACTGACATAAATGGAACCCAACGGCAACGCCGCAGCAGGACTGTAGACCTTAGACGAAGACGCAGACGTTGATGTGAGATGTGGAAGAATAAACTGTACTCGGTTgcagttaaattatttatttaaagcaacGTTTTATAAAACTAGCTAGTTGCAGATTGTGCCATGTCATTGCTGCCACATTTTTGTTTTGCctgttgta harbors:
- the LOC127657609 gene encoding uncharacterized protein LOC127657609 isoform X1, whose amino-acid sequence is MLSSSPVGVSVNHNLSMAEYYEEGGLLYEHSPPMHIKVESPEGPFGGGVSEDGFTREDEDSEASCDHPNGGLPASLPFNVVVVHPNIVAPGMSSDELIPFDPNRGVSSALAAGGAGKRKSRFSGAELEVLVSEVTRCEGELFGPAGRLRRRERERIWAGILERVNAVSRVPRTLREVKKRWDDLKRRNGGRLADARHRTCYLPSSRGAAIMGRSAHVSPRLQQSRQKQSTRGKGTFTCLSDTDPVAVGDGSERDGFEKEEEAGEQEGDDGDEDCEGVENSMEDKLGLGLGLGIVPPPTSERWLPPSPLYSAPFLNGTPQPSPEPSLGTHQGPLEPPPQRSSWLEDELRGLGEAAMQLGDRMEQNLHEFADGFRRDMRTLVASQEALTNSLQQNNVLLQRLLGLLEMQHQQPQSQQQQSPQQQLQQQQQIPQQQQELPQQQPYQQQLLQQQHPYQHPQLEQQIPATVPPIPPPPDILDGTRHTEQPTDINGTQRQRRSRTVDLRRRRRR
- the LOC127657609 gene encoding uncharacterized protein LOC127657609 isoform X2; the encoded protein is MLSSSPVGVSVNHNLSMAEYYEEGGLLYEHSPPMHIKVESPEGPFGGGVSEDGFTREDEDSEASCDHPNGGLPASLPFNVVVVHPNIVAPGMSSDELIPFDPTLAAGGAGKRKSRFSGAELEVLVSEVTRCEGELFGPAGRLRRRERERIWAGILERVNAVSRVPRTLREVKKRWDDLKRRNGGRLADARHRTCYLPSSRGAAIMGRSAHVSPRLQQSRQKQSTRGKGTFTCLSDTDPVAVGDGSERDGFEKEEEAGEQEGDDGDEDCEGVENSMEDKLGLGLGLGIVPPPTSERWLPPSPLYSAPFLNGTPQPSPEPSLGTHQGPLEPPPQRSSWLEDELRGLGEAAMQLGDRMEQNLHEFADGFRRDMRTLVASQEALTNSLQQNNVLLQRLLGLLEMQHQQPQSQQQQSPQQQLQQQQQIPQQQQELPQQQPYQQQLLQQQHPYQHPQLEQQIPATVPPIPPPPDILDGTRHTEQPTDINGTQRQRRSRTVDLRRRRRR